In Mastacembelus armatus chromosome 5, fMasArm1.2, whole genome shotgun sequence, a single genomic region encodes these proteins:
- the LOC113130399 gene encoding protein kinase C delta type-like, whose product MAPFLRIAFNDYDMGALSPGSDPPICAVKMKESVNTERGKTLVQRKPTMYPSWKSTFDAHIYEGRVLEIILMQNPEEPLAKATVGVSVLAERCKKSKTNGRAEFWVDLHPSGRVQMAVQFFLEDSDTAPSKPTVKVSPEDGVMTLNRRRGAFKQPKVHNIKNHEFTATFFGQPTFCSVCRDFLWGLNKQGYKCRQCNAAIHKKCIEKIIGRCTGTAANSRDTMFQKERFKIDMPHRFKYYNYKSPTFCDHCGSLLWGLYRQGLKCEDCGMNVHSYCQAKVANLCGINQKLLAEALSQVSQKSVKKSDNSNTVDIGIYQDIPGATIDSNDGNGKAHDGLLPTPATPQVRLTMNQLTFHKVLGKGSFGKVLLAELKGKGQFFAVKVLKKDVVLMDDDVECTMVEKRVLALAWENPFLTHLYSTFQTKEHLFFVMEYLNGGDLMFHIQDKGRFDLSRAVFYAAEIVVGLQFLHSKGIIYRDLKLDNVMLDKDGHIKIADFGMCKEKVFGDTRATTFCGTPDYIAPEILLGQKYTFSVDWWSFGVLVYEMLIGQSPFQGDDEDELFESIRSDTPHYPRWITKEAKNLLELLFERDPSRRLGVVGDIRTHPFFKTINWPALERKEVDPPFKPKVKSPSDCSNFDREFLNEKPRLSHADKNLIDSMDQAAFAGFSFINPALEQMIRK is encoded by the exons ATGGCACCCTTCCTCCGTATCGCCTTCAATGATTATGACATGGGAGCTCTATCTCCTGGCTCTGACCCTCCCATCTGTGCTGTCAAGATGAAGGAGTCTGTCAATACAG agagaggaaagactTTGGTCCAGAGGAAGCCCACCATGTATCCATCCTGGAAGTCTACTTTTGATGCTCACATCTATGAAGGGCGTGTTCTAGAAATCATCCTCATGCAGAACCCTGAGGAGCCATTGGCCAAGGCCACAGTAGGTGTGTCTGTACTGGCAGAACGCTGTAAGAAGTCCAAAACCAATGGACGTGCTGAATTCTGGGTGGACTTGCATCCTTCAGGAAGGGTCCAGATGGCTGTACAGTTCTTCCTGGAGGACAGTGACACAG CGCCATCTAAGCCAACAGTAAAGGTTTCCCCTGAGGATGGAGTCATGACCCTCaacaggaggagaggagcaTTTAAGCAACCCAAGGTTCACAACATCAAAAACCATGAGTTCACTGCCACCTTCTTTGGGCAGCCCActttctgctctgtttgcaGAGATTTCCTCTG gGGGCTTAACAAGCAAGGTTACAAGTGCAGAC AATGCAATGCGGCAATCCACAAGAAATGCATCGAAAAAATCATTGGCAGATGCACCGGAACAGCAGCCAACAGTCGAGACACTATG ttccAGAAGGAGCGCTTTAAGATTGATATGCCGCATCGCTTTAAATACTATAACTACAAGAGCCCTACATTCTGTGACCACTGTGGGAGTCTGCTGTGGGGTCTCTACAGACAGGGCCTGAAATGTGAAG ATTGTGGCATGAACGTCCATAGTTACTGCCAGGCGAAAGTGGCAAATCTTTGTGGAATCAACCAGAAACTACTGGCCGAGGCGCTGTCTCAAGTCTCTCAG AAATCTGTGAAGAAGTCTGATAACTCCAATACAGTAGATATTGGAATCTACCAAGACATCCCAGGTGCAACAATAGACTCTAATG ATGGTAATGGTAAAGCACATGATGGCTTGTTGCCAACCCCAGCCACTCCCCAAGTACGTCTAACCATGAACCAGCTGACTTTCCACAAAGTGCTGGGAAAAGGCAGCTTTGGCAAG GTGCTGCTGGCAGAGCTGAAAGGCAAAGGTCAGTTCTTCGCTGTGAAGGTTTTGAAGAAAGATGTGGTTCTTATGGATGATGATGTGGAGTGTACCATGGTGGAGAAGAGGGTCCTGGCCCTTGCTTGGGAAAATCCCTTCCTCACACACCTCTACTCCACATTCCAGACAAAA GAGCATCTCTTCTTTGTAATGGAGTACCTGAATGGAGGTGACTTAATGTTCCACATCCAAGACAAAGGCCGCTTTGACCTCAGCAGAGCTGT ATTCTATGCTGCTGAGATCGTAGTGGGACTGCAGTTTCTCCACTCAAAAGGGATTATATACAG AGATCTGAAGCTAGACAATGTGATGCTGGACAAGGATGGACACATAAAAATAGCAGACTTTGGCATGTGCAAAGAGAAGGTGTTTGGAGACACCAGGGCTACAACGTTTTGCGGGACACCAGACTACATTGCACCCGAG ATCCTGCTAGGACAGAAGTACACCTTCTCTGTGGACTGGTGGTCTTTTGGTGTGCTGGTGTACGAGATGCTAATTGGTCAGTCCCCTTTTCAAGGCGACGATGAGGATGAGCTGTTTGAATCCATCAGATCGGACACTCCCCACTACCCTCGGTGGATCACCAAAGAGGCCAAGAACCTGCTTGAACTG ctgtttgagCGAGATCCCAGTCGCAGGTTGGGCGTAGTTGGAGACATCCGTACACACCCATTTTTCAAAACCATCAATTGGCCAGCGctggaaagaaaagaagtggATCCTCCCTTCAAGCCCAAAGTG AAATCCCCCAGTGACTGCAGCAACTTTGACCGGGAGTTCCTAAACGAGAAGCCACGGCTTTCACATGCCGACAAAAACCTCATCGACTCCATGGACCAGGCAGCTTTTGCTGGATTTTCCTTCATCAACCCAGCACTGGAACAAATGATaaggaaatga